One Streptomyces sp. P9-A2 DNA window includes the following coding sequences:
- a CDS encoding DUF1844 domain-containing protein, with product MSETSPSETPEPADSPDSPDFDAMTRDIAEVPAVEVIVTVAVNLMSAAAVKLGLTEEGDAHKDLDEARKLVHALAGLLDASATEISSFHAAPLRDGLKSLQLAFREASLVKDEPGQGPGEKYTGAIYG from the coding sequence ATGAGTGAGACCTCCCCCTCGGAGACCCCCGAACCCGCCGACAGTCCCGACAGCCCCGACTTCGACGCCATGACCCGTGACATCGCCGAGGTCCCGGCCGTCGAGGTGATCGTGACGGTCGCCGTCAATCTGATGAGCGCCGCGGCCGTGAAGCTCGGTCTGACCGAGGAGGGCGACGCGCACAAGGACCTGGACGAGGCCCGCAAGCTGGTGCACGCGCTGGCCGGCCTGCTGGACGCGTCCGCGACCGAGATCAGCTCCTTCCACGCGGCGCCGCTGCGCGACGGGCTGAAGTCGCTCCAGCTGGCGTTCCGTGAGGCCTCGCTCGTCAAGGACGAGCCGGGGCAGGGCCCGGGCGAGAAGTACACGGGCGCGATCTACGGCTGA
- a CDS encoding serine hydrolase — MRSDGWDARWAAAMAGVAVPDGAEVSVGVLDPVSGVGVRHGDRAFVTASVVKVGILAALLLEAQDVGRALTGEERSYAAAMIERSDNDAASALWRSIGRAAGLDAAHVRLGLTGTEGGDGPRWGLTRTTVADQLLLLRQVFGAPADSKLTAASRAYVRGLMERVVPEQAWGVPVVADVLPPGGAAWAVKNGWVPRDATGLWVVNSIGRVTAEGRNLLVAALSDGNPTMTRGVALVEAAARAAVSAFTGDGRRSV, encoded by the coding sequence GTGAGGTCCGACGGGTGGGACGCGCGGTGGGCGGCGGCGATGGCGGGGGTGGCCGTGCCGGACGGTGCCGAAGTGTCGGTGGGAGTTCTGGACCCGGTGTCGGGGGTGGGCGTCCGCCACGGCGACCGGGCGTTCGTCACGGCGAGCGTCGTGAAGGTCGGCATACTGGCGGCGTTGCTGCTGGAGGCGCAGGACGTGGGACGGGCGCTCACCGGTGAGGAGCGGTCGTACGCCGCGGCGATGATCGAGCGCAGCGACAACGACGCGGCGTCCGCGCTGTGGCGCTCGATCGGGCGGGCGGCCGGCCTCGACGCGGCACACGTCCGCTTGGGCCTGACCGGCACCGAGGGCGGCGACGGCCCCCGGTGGGGGCTGACCCGGACCACGGTCGCCGACCAGCTTCTGCTGCTCCGCCAGGTGTTCGGGGCCCCGGCGGACTCGAAGCTGACCGCGGCCTCGCGGGCGTACGTACGGGGGCTGATGGAGCGGGTGGTCCCGGAGCAGGCGTGGGGGGTTCCGGTGGTGGCGGACGTGTTGCCGCCGGGCGGCGCGGCGTGGGCGGTGAAGAACGGCTGGGTGCCGCGCGACGCGACCGGACTCTGGGTCGTGAACAGCATCGGCCGCGTCACGGCCGAGGGCCGGAACCTCCTGGTGGCCGCGCTGTCCGACGGCAACCCGACGATGACCCGGGGCGTGGCGCTGGTGGAGGCGGCGGCACGGGCGGCGGTGTCGGCGTTCACGGGAGACGGGCGTCGGAGTGTTTAG
- a CDS encoding SseB family protein, with protein MANKNIPDPGYRDDDGSADPRLSAALAAWAEDGNAVAPVLDALKGTRLLVPVVAVLGEVEEDENGLRREKTSDMAVPTLKAGDRTALPAFTSTDSLARWDPAARPVAVPLHQALQAAAHEKADTVVLDMAGPVPFELTGPLLLALAEGRTTTDPLADPLVVEALRAVVTAEPAVLRAHLGPGQADGTLALVLDPAAPVAEAARAVAQRLAADETLRARLVRGLDLAVLPAGATPPGEPFYVRG; from the coding sequence GTGGCGAACAAGAACATTCCCGACCCCGGTTACCGTGACGACGACGGCTCCGCAGACCCCCGGCTGAGTGCGGCGCTCGCCGCCTGGGCCGAGGACGGCAACGCCGTCGCGCCGGTCCTCGACGCGCTCAAAGGCACCCGGCTGCTGGTCCCCGTCGTGGCCGTCCTCGGAGAAGTCGAGGAGGACGAAAACGGGCTGCGCCGGGAGAAGACCAGCGACATGGCCGTCCCCACCTTGAAGGCCGGTGACCGCACCGCGCTGCCCGCCTTCACCTCCACCGACTCGCTCGCCCGCTGGGACCCGGCGGCCCGCCCGGTCGCCGTACCGCTGCACCAGGCCCTGCAGGCCGCCGCGCACGAGAAGGCGGACACGGTCGTCCTCGACATGGCCGGGCCCGTGCCCTTCGAACTGACCGGCCCGCTGCTGCTCGCGCTCGCCGAGGGGCGTACGACCACCGACCCGCTGGCCGACCCCCTGGTCGTCGAGGCCCTGCGAGCCGTCGTCACCGCGGAGCCCGCCGTCCTGCGCGCCCACCTCGGACCGGGGCAGGCCGACGGCACCCTCGCCCTGGTCCTCGACCCCGCGGCCCCCGTCGCCGAGGCCGCCCGCGCCGTGGCGCAGCGCCTGGCCGCCGACGAAACACTGAGGGCCCGCCTGGTAAGAGGCCTCGACCTGGCAGTACTGCCGGCCGGGGCGACGCCGCCGGGCGAGCCCTTCTACGTACGCGGGTGA